A genomic region of Methylobacterium durans contains the following coding sequences:
- a CDS encoding MFS transporter has translation MSDIGGVAAATDSVREPSARVLRGLDALNFFLADVRDGLGPYLAIYLLAVRGPEQGWNEATIGIVMTIAGIAGLIAQTPAGALIDRTHHKRAIVIAAAVAVTLSCLILPFVSNFYLVAATQSLAGIAGAVFPPALAAITLGVVGPKMFSKRIGRNEGFNHAGNATSAAIAGSTAYFFGPIVVFWLMAILAAASIVAMLMIPAKAIDDDLARGLDCAQHETCEQPSGLTALLQNKYLLVFAVLCTAFHLANAAMLPSVGQLLTKISGKDHATSLIAVCIVAAQCVMVPVAVFVGAKADTIGRKPIFLVAFGVLAVRGVLYTMSDNPFWLVAVQCLDGIGAGIYGALFPIVVADLTRGTGRFNVAQGAVATAQGLGASFSATLAGVIIVAAGFSTAFLSLAGIAALGFVGYLFLMPESRGFDERARTDGDAGPIMPTPATA, from the coding sequence ATGTCGGATATTGGTGGTGTCGCTGCGGCGACCGATTCCGTGCGCGAGCCCTCCGCACGGGTCCTTCGTGGCCTCGACGCGCTCAACTTCTTCCTCGCCGACGTCCGTGACGGCCTGGGTCCGTACCTTGCGATCTATCTCCTCGCGGTGCGCGGGCCCGAACAGGGTTGGAACGAGGCGACGATCGGCATCGTCATGACGATCGCCGGCATCGCCGGTCTGATCGCGCAGACCCCGGCGGGCGCGCTGATCGATCGCACCCATCACAAACGTGCGATCGTGATCGCCGCAGCCGTGGCGGTGACCCTCAGCTGCCTGATCCTGCCGTTCGTCTCGAATTTCTACCTCGTGGCGGCCACCCAGTCGCTTGCCGGCATCGCCGGCGCCGTCTTCCCGCCGGCGCTCGCCGCGATCACGCTCGGCGTCGTCGGGCCGAAGATGTTCTCTAAGCGGATCGGCCGGAACGAGGGCTTCAACCACGCCGGCAATGCCACCTCGGCCGCCATCGCTGGCTCGACCGCCTATTTCTTCGGCCCGATCGTCGTGTTCTGGCTGATGGCGATCCTCGCCGCGGCCTCGATCGTCGCCATGCTGATGATTCCGGCCAAGGCGATCGACGACGACCTCGCACGCGGACTCGACTGCGCGCAGCACGAGACTTGCGAGCAACCCTCGGGGCTCACAGCCCTTCTCCAGAACAAGTATCTCCTTGTCTTCGCGGTTCTGTGCACGGCCTTCCATCTCGCCAACGCGGCGATGCTGCCGTCCGTGGGCCAACTCCTCACCAAGATCTCTGGCAAGGACCACGCGACCTCCCTGATCGCGGTCTGTATCGTGGCCGCCCAGTGCGTGATGGTCCCTGTCGCGGTCTTCGTCGGCGCCAAGGCCGATACGATCGGCCGAAAGCCGATCTTCCTCGTGGCCTTCGGCGTTCTGGCGGTGCGCGGCGTGCTCTACACCATGTCGGACAACCCGTTCTGGCTCGTCGCCGTGCAATGCCTCGACGGGATCGGGGCCGGCATCTACGGCGCGCTCTTCCCGATCGTCGTCGCCGACCTCACCCGCGGGACCGGGCGGTTCAACGTCGCGCAGGGCGCCGTAGCCACCGCACAGGGACTCGGCGCCTCCTTCAGCGCCACGCTGGCCGGGGTGATCATCGTCGCGGCCGGGTTCTCGACGGCCTTCCTGTCCCTCGCTGGCATCGCCGCGCTCGGCTTCGTCGGCTATCTATTCCTGATGCCGGAGAGCCGCGGCTTCGATGAGAGGGCGCGCACGGACGGCGACGCCGGACCGATCATGCCGACGCCCGCCACGGCATAG
- a CDS encoding energy transducer TonB family protein, with the protein MSVLVSSGEPETGRSPLVAAFLVALALHVAALIGIALYRLTPPAPPGEQQISIDLAPQMTEADVRAPSETQASELAPPPPTPVETPNETESVKPPDVTEVAPEETVAEKPPEVAEQPPVTAQTEPPPDAMPMEPESQVITSTAPQAEPLAPPPPLLAQSPEPPKPVEQAKPKPDLAKIAAEREAKLKAIRDAKRRAELEEQRREAVREAREKAARDAKARAAQASAGRAERSSASSSAQNAAGRAAQGNDPNALRQWQGMLSSAIHGRMNRNAAAGTGGGLAVVRFTVTRSGQVTSAGLASSSGIGPIDSAALSAVRGSLPAAPAGVTVSSLSVTVPLRFSPGR; encoded by the coding sequence ATGAGCGTCCTCGTTTCCAGCGGCGAGCCCGAGACCGGGCGGTCCCCGCTCGTCGCGGCTTTCCTCGTCGCGCTGGCGCTGCACGTTGCCGCGTTGATCGGGATCGCGCTCTACAGGCTGACCCCCCCGGCCCCGCCCGGCGAGCAGCAGATCTCGATCGATCTGGCACCGCAGATGACGGAGGCCGACGTCAGGGCGCCGAGCGAGACGCAGGCGAGCGAACTGGCGCCGCCTCCTCCGACCCCCGTCGAGACCCCGAACGAGACCGAGTCCGTGAAGCCGCCGGATGTGACCGAGGTCGCGCCGGAGGAGACGGTGGCGGAGAAGCCGCCGGAGGTCGCCGAGCAGCCGCCGGTCACGGCCCAGACCGAGCCGCCGCCGGACGCGATGCCCATGGAGCCCGAGAGCCAGGTCATCACCTCGACGGCTCCTCAGGCCGAGCCGCTGGCGCCACCGCCGCCCTTGCTGGCGCAGTCGCCGGAGCCGCCGAAGCCCGTCGAGCAGGCCAAGCCCAAACCCGACTTGGCCAAGATCGCGGCCGAGCGCGAGGCCAAGCTGAAGGCGATCCGCGACGCCAAGCGCCGGGCGGAGCTCGAAGAGCAGCGCCGTGAGGCCGTGCGCGAGGCGCGCGAGAAGGCCGCACGGGACGCGAAGGCGCGGGCCGCCCAGGCCAGCGCCGGTCGCGCCGAGCGCAGCTCTGCCTCCTCCTCGGCCCAGAATGCGGCCGGCCGAGCCGCGCAGGGCAACGATCCGAACGCGCTGCGCCAGTGGCAGGGCATGCTGAGCTCGGCCATCCACGGCCGCATGAATCGCAATGCGGCGGCCGGCACCGGCGGCGGCCTCGCCGTCGTGCGGTTCACCGTCACGCGCTCGGGTCAGGTGACCAGCGCGGGGCTCGCCAGCAGCAGCGGGATTGGGCCGATCGACAGCGCGGCGCTCTCTGCCGTGCGGGGCTCGCTGCCGGCGGCTCCGGCGGGTGTGACGGTGTCATCGCTCTCCGTCACGGTGCCGTTGCGTTTCAGCCCAGGCCGGTAA
- the tolR gene encoding protein TolR — protein MAMGSIRASGGDDDEDGLDTTPMSEINVTPMVDVMLVLLIIFMVAAPLMTTGVPVQLPKTSAAKVAQAKKPFEVTIDKEGNPSIAKELFTQDTLTPRLRALAAEDPSQVVLVRGDRDVPYGKIMEVMGLVGQAGFTKVSLIAQSPGGPLPAAPSANAPAAPAAPANGAAR, from the coding sequence ATGGCTATGGGTTCGATCCGCGCGAGCGGCGGCGACGACGACGAGGACGGCCTCGACACGACGCCGATGTCGGAGATCAACGTCACGCCGATGGTCGACGTGATGCTCGTGCTGCTCATCATCTTCATGGTGGCGGCTCCGCTCATGACCACGGGCGTCCCAGTGCAGCTGCCGAAGACGAGCGCGGCGAAGGTCGCACAGGCGAAGAAGCCGTTCGAGGTGACGATCGACAAGGAAGGGAATCCGTCGATCGCCAAGGAGCTCTTCACGCAGGACACGCTGACGCCGCGCCTGCGCGCGCTCGCCGCCGAGGATCCGAGCCAGGTCGTGCTCGTTCGAGGCGACCGGGACGTGCCCTATGGAAAGATCATGGAGGTGATGGGCCTCGTCGGACAGGCGGGCTTCACGAAGGTCTCACTGATCGCCCAATCGCCGGGTGGGCCTCTCCCCGCCGCGCCATCGGCCAATGCGCCGGCCGCGCCCGCGGCACCGGCCAACGGAGCGGCGCGCTAG
- a CDS encoding MotA/TolQ/ExbB proton channel family protein, whose translation MDPTPVAAEAVHDFSFVGLFLQADPIVKGVMILLVVASIACWTVVFEKLVRLAAAKRQAKAFETLVRSGGALEGGRKGISSHIVNAALEAWRDQDPTETRAERRDRIERAMRAALGLEVKRLQGGLPLLATAGSTAPFVGLFGTVWGIMNSFSSIAKSQDTSLAVVAPGIAEALFATAIGLVVAIPAVMAYNKLTNDVGRIQGAFVSCIGVLGNRLARDRGVHGRAAAAE comes from the coding sequence ATGGATCCCACACCCGTTGCCGCCGAGGCGGTGCACGATTTCTCCTTCGTCGGCCTCTTCCTGCAGGCCGACCCGATCGTGAAGGGCGTCATGATCCTCCTGGTGGTCGCCTCGATCGCCTGTTGGACCGTCGTCTTCGAGAAGCTGGTACGGCTCGCCGCCGCCAAGCGTCAGGCCAAGGCCTTCGAGACGCTGGTCCGGTCCGGCGGCGCGCTGGAAGGCGGACGCAAGGGAATCTCCTCCCACATCGTCAACGCCGCCCTCGAAGCGTGGCGCGACCAGGATCCGACCGAGACGCGGGCTGAGCGGCGCGACCGCATCGAGCGCGCCATGCGCGCCGCCCTGGGCCTTGAGGTGAAGCGTCTGCAAGGCGGGCTGCCGCTCCTCGCGACCGCCGGATCCACGGCACCCTTCGTCGGCCTGTTCGGCACGGTCTGGGGCATCATGAACTCGTTCTCGTCGATCGCGAAGAGCCAGGACACCTCGCTCGCGGTGGTGGCGCCGGGCATCGCCGAGGCTTTGTTCGCCACCGCGATCGGCCTCGTCGTCGCGATTCCCGCGGTCATGGCCTACAACAAGCTGACGAACGACGTGGGCCGCATCCAGGGCGCGTTCGTCTCTTGCATCGGCGTCCTCGGAAACCGCCTCGCCCGCGATCGCGGCGTGCACGGCCGGGCCGCGGCCGCCGAGTAA
- a CDS encoding Tat pathway signal protein: MAMTGPGRNGRRSDRAGAARVLLAAAAILALPLAAPASAQGESGAKGAPIKLQLNRLEATGEACRTYLLVDNGRGPALKSLKVDLFAFDTEGVAQKRVAVELGPLAEKKTSVKIFDFAGIACPKIGRVLLNDVLACEGGEASREGCLERTETESKASVPFDR; encoded by the coding sequence GTGGCGATGACGGGGCCGGGCCGGAACGGAAGGCGGAGCGATCGAGCAGGCGCCGCGCGCGTTCTCCTCGCTGCGGCCGCAATCCTCGCCCTGCCGCTCGCGGCGCCGGCCTCCGCGCAAGGTGAGAGCGGCGCGAAGGGCGCGCCGATCAAGCTGCAGCTCAACCGCCTGGAGGCGACGGGCGAGGCCTGCCGTACCTACCTCCTCGTCGACAACGGTCGCGGGCCCGCCCTCAAGTCTCTGAAGGTCGACCTCTTCGCCTTCGATACGGAGGGCGTCGCTCAGAAGCGGGTCGCGGTCGAACTCGGCCCGCTCGCCGAGAAGAAGACGAGCGTGAAGATCTTCGATTTCGCCGGGATCGCCTGCCCGAAGATCGGGCGCGTCCTGCTCAACGACGTCCTCGCTTGCGAGGGCGGTGAGGCCAGTCGCGAAGGCTGCCTTGAGCGGACCGAGACCGAGAGCAAGGCCAGCGTCCCGTTCGATCGCTGA
- a CDS encoding Hsp20 family protein, with product MTRPSPFGHPFLLGFDEIEQALDRVSKAANDGYPPYNIERLPRTDQEPERLRITLAVAGFTRDQLDVMLEENQLVVRGRQVDERERQFLHRGIAARQFQRAFLLADGMEVLGADLSNGLLSIDLARPEPERVVRKIAIASRD from the coding sequence ATGACGCGTCCCTCTCCGTTCGGACATCCGTTCCTTCTCGGCTTCGACGAGATCGAGCAGGCCCTCGACCGGGTCTCGAAGGCGGCGAACGACGGATATCCGCCCTACAACATCGAACGTCTCCCGCGCACCGATCAGGAACCGGAGCGGCTCCGCATCACCCTCGCGGTGGCGGGTTTCACCCGGGACCAGCTCGACGTGATGCTGGAGGAGAACCAGCTCGTCGTCCGGGGTCGACAGGTCGACGAGCGAGAGCGCCAGTTCCTGCATCGCGGCATCGCCGCCCGCCAGTTCCAGCGGGCCTTCCTGCTCGCCGACGGGATGGAAGTGCTCGGCGCCGACCTGTCGAACGGCCTCCTGTCGATCGACCTCGCCCGGCCTGAGCCGGAAAGGGTCGTCCGCAAGATCGCCATCGCGTCCCGCGACTGA
- a CDS encoding DUF1150 family protein, translated as MTELNQNPLTPADLDPTEFNAADLAALGEGHIAYVRPIRSDDVKRFFPQAPELTPGLDLFALLSASGAPILLADSRDVIVANAMAHDLHTVSLH; from the coding sequence ATGACCGAACTGAACCAGAATCCCCTGACCCCGGCCGATCTCGACCCGACGGAGTTCAACGCTGCCGATCTGGCGGCCCTCGGCGAGGGCCACATCGCCTATGTCCGGCCGATCCGCTCGGACGACGTGAAGCGGTTCTTCCCGCAGGCCCCTGAGCTGACGCCCGGCCTCGACCTCTTCGCCCTCCTGTCGGCGAGCGGCGCCCCGATCCTCCTCGCGGATTCGCGGGATGTCATCGTGGCGAACGCGATGGCGCACGACCTCCACACGGTCAGCCTGCACTGA
- a CDS encoding alpha/beta hydrolase codes for MPNETGRPAEFAPEFITVETDGASRRIAVRVREGAGPPVVWLGGFRSDMGATKAMAVDAWAESAGRKLVRFDYSGHGASDGAFADGTISAWLADAEAVIAIYAAQGPIMIGSSMGGWIACLAARNRRRRGEPPPAGLVLIAPALDFTESLMWDRFPPQVRETLLRDRVWYRPTDYAPVPDPITLDLIEDGRRHRMLDGPIDLGCPVHILQGMEDPDVPHAHAIRLLDRLPKAGAVLTLIADGDHRLSRSQDIRRLVAAVAEMG; via the coding sequence ATGCCGAACGAGACCGGCCGCCCCGCCGAGTTCGCGCCCGAATTCATCACCGTCGAGACGGACGGAGCGTCGCGCCGCATCGCCGTGCGCGTCCGCGAGGGCGCGGGGCCCCCCGTCGTCTGGCTCGGGGGTTTCCGCTCGGACATGGGCGCCACCAAGGCGATGGCGGTCGATGCCTGGGCAGAATCGGCCGGGCGCAAGCTCGTCCGCTTCGACTATTCGGGTCACGGGGCGTCGGACGGCGCCTTCGCGGACGGCACCATCTCGGCTTGGCTCGCGGACGCCGAAGCCGTGATCGCGATCTACGCGGCGCAGGGTCCAATCATGATCGGTTCGTCGATGGGCGGATGGATCGCGTGCCTCGCCGCGCGCAACCGCCGCCGCCGCGGCGAGCCGCCGCCAGCGGGCCTCGTCCTGATCGCGCCGGCCCTCGATTTCACCGAATCGCTGATGTGGGACCGCTTCCCGCCGCAGGTCCGCGAGACGCTGCTGCGCGACCGGGTCTGGTACAGGCCGACCGACTACGCCCCGGTCCCGGACCCCATCACCCTCGACCTGATCGAGGACGGGCGGCGCCACAGGATGCTCGACGGACCGATCGATCTCGGCTGCCCGGTGCACATCCTTCAGGGCATGGAGGATCCGGACGTCCCGCACGCGCATGCCATCCGCCTCCTCGACCGGTTGCCGAAGGCCGGCGCGGTGCTCACGCTGATCGCGGACGGCGACCACCGCCTGTCGCGCTCGCAGGATATCCGCAGGCTCGTCGCGGCGGTGGCCGAGATGGGGTGA
- a CDS encoding glycosyltransferase family 4 protein produces the protein MNGEVRPGPAFPVEAGPLAGACILQIIPELEAGGAERTAVDVAAGLAAAGARPLVATEGGRLVGELQAKGGIWVPFPAASKNPMAMALNVRRLMSLCRREGVQLIHARSRAPAWVALGAARRLKIPFVTTYHGSYSGRTGVKVLYNSVMARGDVVIANSNYTADRIRSLHAEQAGDRVEVIHRGTDLGSFNPVAVGPSRVEALRRAWGVAPHERVILLAARLTAWKGQRVLIEAAALMRDRGLSDFAVVLAGDPQGRAAYERELDALIAARGLAGIVRRVGHCTDMPAAFRAASVVAVPSIEPEAFGRSAVEAQALGTPVVVSDLGAVPETVLSPPDVAPGQRTGWRVPAGDAAALAKALVEAISLGASARDVLARRGRAHVEAHFSLERMVADTLDVYARLLRS, from the coding sequence ATGAACGGCGAGGTGCGTCCCGGGCCAGCCTTCCCGGTCGAGGCCGGCCCGCTCGCGGGCGCCTGCATCCTTCAGATCATCCCGGAACTCGAGGCCGGCGGCGCGGAGCGCACGGCCGTCGACGTCGCCGCGGGCCTGGCGGCGGCGGGCGCGCGTCCCCTCGTCGCGACGGAGGGCGGCCGCCTCGTCGGCGAGCTGCAGGCCAAGGGCGGCATCTGGGTGCCGTTCCCGGCAGCCTCGAAGAACCCGATGGCGATGGCCCTCAACGTCCGGCGCCTGATGAGCCTGTGCCGTCGCGAGGGCGTGCAACTCATCCACGCGCGCTCCCGCGCGCCCGCCTGGGTGGCGCTCGGCGCGGCGCGGCGTCTGAAGATCCCCTTCGTGACGACCTATCACGGCAGCTATTCCGGCCGGACGGGCGTGAAGGTGCTCTACAACTCGGTGATGGCGCGGGGCGACGTCGTCATCGCCAACTCGAATTACACGGCGGACCGGATCCGCTCGCTCCACGCCGAGCAGGCGGGCGACCGCGTGGAGGTCATTCACCGGGGCACCGATCTCGGGAGCTTCAACCCGGTCGCCGTCGGGCCGTCGCGCGTCGAGGCCCTGCGCCGGGCCTGGGGCGTCGCGCCGCACGAGCGGGTGATCCTGCTGGCCGCCCGGCTCACGGCCTGGAAGGGCCAGCGCGTGCTGATCGAGGCCGCTGCGCTGATGCGCGACCGCGGCCTGTCCGATTTCGCGGTGGTCCTGGCCGGCGACCCGCAGGGACGGGCGGCCTACGAGCGCGAGCTCGACGCGCTGATCGCCGCGCGCGGCCTTGCGGGCATCGTGCGGCGCGTCGGCCACTGCACCGACATGCCGGCGGCCTTCCGCGCCGCCTCGGTCGTCGCCGTGCCCTCGATCGAGCCCGAGGCGTTCGGGCGTTCCGCGGTCGAGGCGCAGGCACTGGGCACGCCCGTCGTGGTCTCGGATCTCGGCGCGGTCCCGGAGACGGTGCTGAGCCCGCCGGACGTGGCGCCCGGCCAGCGCACGGGCTGGCGGGTGCCCGCGGGCGACGCCGCCGCCCTCGCCAAGGCGCTCGTGGAGGCGATCTCCTTGGGGGCGAGCGCCCGGGACGTCCTGGCTCGACGGGGGCGCGCCCATGTCGAGGCGCATTTCTCGCTGGAGCGCATGGTCGCCGACACCCTCGACGTGTATGCGCGCCTCTTGCGATCGTGA
- the infC gene encoding translation initiation factor IF-3 produces MPAPQKDGPRANRDIRGVREVQLIDDTGQNRGIVPFFDALQLAEEAGLDLVEIAPNSTPPVCKFLDYGRFRFNEQKKQNEARKRQKTVEVKEIKLRPGIDKHDYDVKMKAVQRFFEEGDKVKITLRFRGREMAHQDLGLRLLERVKVETAEVAKVESEPMLEGRQMIMVLAPR; encoded by the coding sequence ATGCCGGCCCCGCAGAAGGACGGGCCGCGCGCGAACCGGGATATCCGCGGTGTACGCGAAGTGCAGCTCATCGATGACACCGGCCAGAACCGTGGCATCGTGCCCTTCTTCGATGCCCTTCAGCTTGCCGAAGAGGCTGGCCTCGACCTCGTCGAGATCGCTCCGAATTCCACGCCTCCCGTCTGCAAGTTCCTCGATTACGGGCGCTTCCGCTTCAACGAACAGAAGAAGCAGAACGAGGCCCGCAAGCGGCAGAAGACGGTCGAGGTGAAGGAGATCAAGCTCCGCCCCGGCATCGACAAGCACGATTACGACGTGAAGATGAAGGCCGTTCAGCGCTTCTTCGAGGAGGGCGACAAGGTCAAGATCACGTTGCGCTTCCGCGGCCGCGAGATGGCGCACCAGGATCTCGGATTGCGTCTCCTTGAGCGCGTGAAGGTCGAGACTGCCGAGGTCGCCAAAGTGGAGAGCGAGCCGATGCTCGAAGGCCGCCAGATGATCATGGTGCTCGCCCCGCGCTGA
- a CDS encoding FkbM family methyltransferase, with product MASDAPTDAFLSRRVPLAGRMRLIYAPLGDDAFSRYTGGRFRHFRQFCEGVLEPDSVALDIGANIGLTALVAAETARRGRIYAIEAAPRNFAALTRNVFEHGASVIRPIHCAVGPETGSVPFFDHSAFGYVVARENMTSVPSTSVPMRRLDDIADEVGLSRLDVIKIDIEGFEQEALTGAAGILARFQPVVMLEFNSWCQIASYDKSPRRFLEWLLATFPQLHIWRDGRLTDVRRLGVYEFLHLNLTRHRCNTDLIAAYAPDRLARLEALSAQGGLAGLRRRLGF from the coding sequence TTGGCCAGCGACGCCCCGACCGATGCCTTCCTCTCGCGGCGGGTGCCGCTCGCCGGACGGATGCGCCTGATCTACGCGCCGCTCGGCGACGACGCCTTCTCGCGCTACACGGGCGGGCGCTTCCGCCACTTCCGGCAATTCTGCGAAGGCGTGCTGGAGCCGGATTCCGTCGCCCTCGACATCGGCGCGAATATCGGCCTGACGGCACTCGTCGCCGCCGAGACCGCCCGGCGGGGCCGCATCTACGCGATCGAGGCCGCACCCCGGAATTTCGCCGCCCTGACCCGCAACGTATTCGAGCACGGCGCCTCGGTCATCCGCCCGATCCACTGTGCGGTCGGCCCCGAGACCGGCTCCGTGCCCTTCTTCGACCATTCCGCCTTCGGCTACGTGGTGGCGCGGGAGAACATGACCTCGGTGCCGAGCACGTCCGTGCCGATGCGCCGCCTCGACGACATCGCGGACGAGGTCGGACTCTCCCGGCTCGACGTCATCAAGATCGACATCGAGGGGTTCGAGCAGGAGGCTCTGACGGGGGCGGCCGGTATCCTCGCCCGGTTCCAGCCGGTGGTGATGCTGGAATTCAATTCCTGGTGCCAGATCGCGTCCTACGACAAGAGTCCCCGGCGTTTCCTGGAGTGGCTGCTCGCCACCTTCCCGCAACTCCACATCTGGCGTGACGGCCGCCTGACCGACGTGCGCCGCCTCGGCGTCTACGAGTTTCTGCACCTCAACCTGACACGCCATCGCTGCAACACGGATCTGATCGCCGCCTACGCGCCGGACCGGCTGGCGCGGCTGGAGGCGCTCTCGGCGCAAGGGGGCCTGGCGGGGCTCCGGCGTCGGCTCGGGTTCTAG
- a CDS encoding amylo-alpha-1,6-glucosidase translates to MAAEDMTAKVHSREAEAQQRVYGFQDADEVLPQYHIEAQTSLVERPLRSLKYGEAFAVLDSYGDVGVLPGPEGLYFQDTRYLSRLHFTIEDQRPLLLSSVMQDDNGALSVDMTTPDIRIDAHDDTSIPREVIAIERTKFLFKGSCYDRIGLRSYDSRKRTFRITITFDADYRDLFEVRGTNRTQRGKRSVQVASEREVQFRYVGLDEVVRTTAVHFGPKPHRLEAGRAEFEVTLAPGERASLFIRIVCESHRAFTSAPAAERVGEEAAAGLAAAAGSTGVRPPKGLGEGVVFARAYRDARRDQRQLTAGITTIISSNDQFNEAACRATADLYMLASRTPEGIYPFAGIPWYSTVFGRDGIITAMMALWIDPNFAKGVLRYLASTQAKTVDPAADAQPGKVLHETRRGEMAMLGEVPFRHYYGTIDGTPLFVMLASEYYAVTGDRDTIARIWPALELALTWMNAYGDRDGDGFVEYARDTDKGLENQGWKDSHDSIFHTDGQLAKGPIALCEVQGYVYAAKNGMAKLAAMLGHDELAESLSHQARQLREAFDKAFWNDGIGTYVLALDGEKRQCAVRSSNAGHALFTGIALPERAASVAAQLLSKDGFNGWGVRTIARGEARYNPMSYHNGSIWPHDNALIALGLARYDLKPEAARIFQGMFDTALYQDQKRLPELFCGFMRRRQRGPVAYPVACSPQAWAAAAPFAFLAACLGLEIDHARNRVRFRNPTLPAFLDGVSIFNVKIGTSRIDLRIQRHADDVTVNVLRRTGDAQIAMLK, encoded by the coding sequence ATGGCGGCGGAAGACATGACGGCGAAGGTGCATTCGCGCGAGGCCGAGGCGCAGCAGCGCGTCTACGGGTTCCAGGACGCCGACGAAGTTCTTCCGCAATACCACATTGAGGCCCAGACCTCCCTCGTCGAGCGTCCGCTGCGCTCGCTCAAGTACGGCGAGGCCTTCGCCGTCCTCGACAGCTACGGCGACGTCGGCGTCCTGCCCGGTCCCGAGGGGCTCTACTTTCAGGACACGCGCTACCTCTCGCGCCTGCATTTCACGATCGAGGATCAGCGCCCGCTCCTGCTGTCCTCGGTGATGCAGGACGACAACGGCGCGCTCAGCGTCGACATGACGACGCCCGACATCCGGATCGACGCGCATGACGACACCTCGATCCCGCGCGAGGTGATCGCGATCGAGCGCACCAAGTTCCTGTTCAAAGGCAGCTGCTACGACCGGATCGGCCTGCGCTCCTACGATTCGCGCAAGCGCACCTTCCGCATCACCATTACCTTCGACGCCGATTACCGCGACCTGTTCGAGGTGCGCGGCACCAACCGCACCCAGCGCGGCAAGCGCTCGGTGCAGGTGGCGAGCGAGCGCGAGGTGCAGTTTCGCTACGTCGGTCTCGACGAGGTGGTGCGCACCACCGCCGTGCATTTCGGCCCGAAGCCGCATCGGCTCGAAGCGGGCCGCGCCGAGTTCGAGGTGACGCTGGCGCCGGGTGAGCGCGCCTCCCTGTTCATCCGCATCGTCTGCGAATCGCACCGCGCCTTCACGAGCGCACCCGCCGCCGAGCGCGTCGGCGAGGAGGCCGCGGCCGGCCTCGCGGCCGCTGCCGGCAGCACGGGCGTTCGTCCGCCGAAGGGCCTCGGCGAAGGCGTCGTGTTCGCCCGCGCCTACCGGGACGCGCGGCGGGACCAGCGCCAGCTCACCGCCGGCATCACCACGATCATCTCCTCGAACGATCAGTTCAACGAGGCGGCCTGCCGCGCCACCGCCGATCTCTACATGCTGGCGAGCCGTACTCCCGAGGGCATCTACCCCTTCGCCGGCATTCCCTGGTACTCCACGGTTTTCGGCCGCGACGGCATCATCACGGCGATGATGGCCCTCTGGATCGACCCGAACTTCGCCAAGGGGGTTCTGCGCTACCTCGCCTCGACGCAGGCCAAGACCGTCGATCCGGCGGCCGACGCTCAGCCCGGCAAGGTGCTGCACGAGACGCGGCGCGGCGAGATGGCGATGCTCGGCGAGGTGCCGTTCCGGCACTATTACGGCACCATCGACGGCACGCCGCTCTTCGTGATGCTGGCCTCCGAATACTACGCCGTCACCGGCGACCGGGACACGATCGCGCGGATCTGGCCGGCGCTCGAACTCGCTCTCACCTGGATGAACGCGTACGGCGACCGGGACGGCGACGGCTTCGTCGAGTACGCCCGCGACACCGACAAGGGGCTGGAGAACCAGGGCTGGAAGGACAGCCACGATTCGATCTTCCACACGGACGGGCAGCTCGCGAAGGGGCCGATCGCGCTGTGCGAGGTGCAGGGCTACGTCTACGCCGCCAAGAATGGCATGGCGAAGCTCGCCGCCATGCTGGGTCACGATGAGCTCGCCGAATCCCTGAGCCACCAGGCCCGCCAACTGCGCGAAGCCTTCGACAAGGCGTTCTGGAACGACGGGATCGGCACCTACGTGCTGGCGCTGGACGGCGAGAAGCGGCAATGCGCGGTGCGCTCCTCGAATGCGGGCCACGCCCTGTTCACAGGGATTGCGCTGCCGGAGCGGGCTGCGAGCGTCGCCGCGCAGCTCCTCTCGAAGGACGGCTTCAACGGCTGGGGCGTGCGCACGATCGCCCGCGGCGAGGCGCGCTACAACCCGATGTCCTACCACAACGGCTCGATCTGGCCGCACGACAACGCCCTGATCGCGCTGGGGCTCGCCCGCTACGACCTGAAGCCCGAGGCGGCGCGCATCTTCCAGGGCATGTTCGACACCGCCCTCTACCAGGACCAGAAGCGGCTGCCGGAACTGTTCTGCGGCTTCATGCGGCGCCGCCAGCGCGGGCCGGTGGCCTACCCGGTGGCCTGCAGCCCGCAGGCCTGGGCGGCGGCCGCGCCCTTCGCCTTCCTGGCGGCCTGCCTCGGCCTCGAGATCGACCACGCCCGCAACCGGGTCCGCTTCCGCAACCCGACGCTGCCGGCCTTCCTCGACGGCGTCTCGATCTTCAACGTGAAGATCGGCACCTCGCGCATCGACCTGCGGATCCAGCGCCACGCCGACGACGTGACAGTCAACGTGCTCCGCCGGACCGGCGACGCGCAGATCGCGATGCTGAAGTAG